From the genome of Peptoniphilus sp. ING2-D1G:
CGCTTTAAATATGGGGGCGAGCAAATTGGAGCCCACAAAGGATTCTTTAAAGTCTTCTTCTGTTGAATGTGCATAGTAAACTACGGGAATTTTTCTTTTTTTCGATTTAAGACTGGTATAAAGAGATTCGGGAAAGACCGTATTTATTTGCACAATATCAAAATCGTCATTGGAGTCTGTGGTGTATTTTATTCCCAAGCTGTCCAAGGCTTTTTTTTGATGTTCAATCGCCTTTCCCACCCCGCTTTTATCTATCAATTTTTGATTTTTCGTATATAGTAAAACTTTCATACTCCCACCTATTTTATAAAGGATGTCATATAATTTGTAAGGAAGCTTAGTCCAAAGGTATAACAGGCAAGAGACAGCGGTTTGCCCAGCAGTATTATGGGAACGAAGGTTTCCAGTTTCATCTTGGTGGTTCCCGCCAGATAGCATAAAAAATCATCAGGAGCTAATGGGAAAAATATTGCCAGAGTAAAAAAACCGACAAATTCCTTGGTTAACCCTATTTTTCTGTACTTAGCCACGGTTTTTTCCTTAAACAAAAGTTTCAGAACACCCACTCCATATTTTTTGGCTATTAAAAAGGCTATGATGGAACCTATGGAGATTCCTATATAATTGTATATAAATCCCTTTAAAGGACCGAAGAGCAAGACACTTACAACCAATCCCATGGCAAGGGGCACAACGGGAATTACCACTTGCAACGCTTGAAGAGCGATCATCACCAAGGGAGCTAAAATTCCAAATTTAAGCAAAAAACTTGCAAGTTCATCTTCAGAAGTGAATAAATTGATTTTAAATCCATAGTACAAAAACCCTAAACAAAGTATAGTGGATATTACAGCTACAACATTCAACCAATACTTCGTATCAAATTTACCTTGAGTTTTATCCACAACGCTTCTCCTTTCTTAT
Proteins encoded in this window:
- a CDS encoding putative membrane protein (Hypothetical protein) yields the protein MDKTQGKFDTKYWLNVVAVISTILCLGFLYYGFKINLFTSEDELASFLLKFGILAPLVMIALQALQVVIPVVPLAMGLVVSVLLFGPLKGFIYNYIGISIGSIIAFLIAKKYGVGVLKLLFKEKTVAKYRKIGLTKEFVGFFTLAIFFPLAPDDFLCYLAGTTKMKLETFVPIILLGKPLSLACYTFGLSFLTNYMTSFIK